In one Oncorhynchus masou masou isolate Uvic2021 chromosome 23, UVic_Omas_1.1, whole genome shotgun sequence genomic region, the following are encoded:
- the LOC135510666 gene encoding carboxypeptidase Z-like, translating into MEFMRRKMKTIVFLNALVTVIWCASPRCNPEDEFLGRFCKEPEPEKPKCVDIMMNYCDDMSYTHTMFPNILGHRTREEAELGPEYLLLSVVHNLLNGECTPDIRMLGCSVLVPRCEKEKVLKPCRSTCEAVRRSCRHAFEGIEMAWPYFLDCDRFFVSDQEGCYDPLEGLRVTQEEDQASIDNTPEEPHTVIQFSYQSNTQMNSILKKTAEQCPEIATTYSIGRSVEGKDLLVIEFSNNPGVHELLEPEMKYIGNMHGNEVLGRQLLIYLTQYLCSEYLLGNQRIQSLINTTRIHILPSMNPDGYELAAAEVQGTNDPENEEAQNYYSWTLGRGNAQNIDLNRNFPDLTAVAYGRRRHRHFRNDHIPIPDAYWFDKVAPETYAVMKWIRSIPFVLSANFHGGELVVSYPYDLSKHPLEEKMFSPTPDEQVFKQIARTYADAHATMSGNNSERCGSFGSIGQDGIINGAKWYSFAGGMQDFNYLHTNCLEVTVELGCDKFPAEEELYTGWQDNKEALLTFMESVHRGIKGIVKDADGNGIKGARISVRGIRHDITTAENGDYWRMLTAGIHILTASAPGYTRAMKKIHLPARMQKAGRVDFVLQKAVVEPNIEEDYNIPSMGTYERFDPYNQFERYSIREQNQNREERQEKPWWWSYFSRAHGSAPTWLLRID; encoded by the exons ATGGAATTTATGCGGAGGAAAATGAAGACTATTGTTTTTCTGAATGCACTTGTAACGGTTATCTGGTGTGCCTCTCCGCGCTGCAACCCTGAAGACGAATTTCTCG GTCGTTTTTGCAAAGAACCAGAACCTGAAAAAC cCAAGTGCGTGGACATCATGATGAACTACTGCGACGACATGTCCTACACCCACACCATGTTCCCCAACATCCTGGGCCACAGGACCCGTGAGGAGGCCGAGCTGGGCCCCGAGTACCTCCTCCTCAGTGTGGTCCACAACCTGCTCAATGGAGAGTGCACCCCGGACATCCGCATGCTGGGCTGCTCAGTGCTGGTGCCACGCTGTGAGAAGGAGAAA GTGCTCAAGCCGTGCAGGAGTACCTGCGAGGCGGTGCGTAGGAGCTGTCGCCACGCCTTCGAGGGTATCGAGATGGCCTGGCCCTACTTCTTGGATTGTGACCGCTTCTTTGTCAGTGACCAGGAGGGTTGTTACGACCCACTGGAGGGCCTACGAG TGACACAGGAAGAAGACCAGGCCAGTATAGATAATACCCCTGAGGAGCCTCATACTGTCATCCAGTTTAGCTATCAGTCTAACACCCAGATGAACAGCATCCTGAAGAAGACTGCAGAGCAATGCCCCGAAATCGCCACAACTTACAGCATCGGCCGCAGTGTGGAGGGCAAAGACCTACTAGTGATTGAGTTCTCAAACAACCCTGGAGTACATGAATTAC TTGAACCGGAGATGAAGTACATAGGCAACATGCACGGGAACGAGGTGCTGGGTCGCCAGCTGTTGATCTATCTGACCCAGTACCTGTGTTCAGAGTACCTGCTGGGGAACCAGCGCATCCAGAGCCTGATCAACACCACGCGTATCCACATTCTGCCCTCCATGAATCCTGACGGCTATGAGTTGGCTGCTGCTGAGGTCCAGGGCACCAACGACCCCGAGAATGAGGAG GCTCAGAACTACTACAGCTGGACTCTGGGTCGAGGTAATGCCCAAAACATTGACCTGAACAGGAACTTCCCTGACCTGACCGCTGTTGCCTACGGCCGCCGCAGACACCGGCATTTCCGTAACGACCACATCCCAATCCCAGACGCTTACTGGTTTGATAAG GTAGCTCCAGAGACATACGCAGTCATGAAGTGGATCAGGTCCATTCCCTTTGTGCTCTCAGCTAACTTCCACGGAGGAGAGCTGGTGGTGTCCTATCCCTACGACCTCTCCAAACACCCACTAGAGGAGAAGATGTTCTCCCCCACGCCAGATGAACAG GTATTCAAGCAGATAGCGAGAACATATGCAGATGCCCATGCCACCATGTCAGGAAATAACTCTGAAAGGTGTGGGAGCTTTGGCAGCATCGGCCAGGACGGAATCATTAATGGAGCAAAGTGGTACAGTTTCGCAGGTG GTATGCAGGACTTCAACTACCTCCACACTAACTGTTTGGAAGTGACGGTGGAGTTGGGCTGTGATAAATTCCCAGCTGAGGAGGAGTTATACACAGGCTGGCAGGACAACAAAGAGGCTCTGCTCACATTCATGGAGTCG GTCCACCGTGGAATAAAGGGAATAGTAAAGGATGCGGATGGGAATGGAATCAAAGGTGCAAGGATATCTGTCCGAGGAATAAGgcatgacatcacaacag CTGAAAATGGAGACTACTGGCGCATGCTAACTGCTGGCATCCACATCCTGACTGCCTCTGCACCAGGCTACACCAGGGCCATGAAGAAGATCCACCTCCCGGCACGCATGCAGAAAGCAGGCCGGGTGGACTTTGTTCTGCAGAAGGCAGTGGTGGAGCCTAACATAGAGGAGGACTATAACATCCCTTCCATGGGAACCTATGAGCGCTTTGACCCCTACAACCAGTTTGAGCGCTATTCCATTAGGGAGCAGAaccagaacagagaggagaggcaggagaaaCCATGGTGGTGGAGCTACTTTAGCCGCGCCCACGGATCTGCTCCCACCTGGCTTCTCAGAATTGATTAG
- the LOC135509953 gene encoding G-protein coupled receptor 26-like produces MDFVEIIFALFIIVVAIVSLLSNLLVLLCFVQSTEIRRQVPGIFTMNLSFCNILITLLNMPSTLVGIIGNQQPFGNCLCHTVSFLETFLTANTMLSMAALSIDRWIAVVFPLSYSSKMRYKDAVIMMCYSWLHSLTFSVIALLFSWVDYSHIYASCTLHLSEESDRMKFTIFTVVFHATSFMLSLLILCFTYLKVLKVARFHCKRIDVITMQTLFLLVDIHPTVKQRCLVEQKRRKQRATKKISIFIGSFIICFAPYVITRLTELLPFVGINRHWGIFSKCLTYSKAASDPFAYSLLRQQYKKVLVTVINRLLRRDLYPSSGHNSSLDTENDYSLHRIS; encoded by the exons ATGGACTTTGTGGAAATTATCTTCGCGTTGTTCATTATTGTGGTCGCAATTGTCTCGTTGTTGTCGAACTTGCTGGTGCTGCTATGTTTTGTCCAGAGCACCGAGATCCGCCGACAGGTGCCGGGAATATTCACCATGAACCTGTCTTTCTGCAACATACTTATCACCCTTTTGAACATGCCATCGACATTGGTGGGGATTATCGGAAACCAGCAGCCTTTTGGGAATTGCCTTTGCCATACAGTGAGCTTTCTGGAGACCTTTTTGACTGCAAACACTATGTTGAGTATGGCAGCACTTAGTATAGACCGCTGGATAGCGGTGGTCTTTCCCTTGAGTTACTCCAGTAAAATGCGCTACAAGGACGCAGTGATCATGATGTGCTACTCGTGGCTCCACTCCCTCACGTTTTCCGTCATCGCCCTCCTGTTCTCCTGGGTTGACTATAGCCACATTTACGCCTCGTGCACCTTGCATTTGAGCGAGGAGAGCGACAGGATGAAGTTTACAATTTTCACCGTCGTTTTCCACGCCACTAGTTTCATGCTCTCTCTATTGATCCTGTGCTTCACCTATCTGAAGGTGTTAAAAGTTGCACGCTTCCACTGCAAGAGGATTGACGTTATAACCATGCAGACCCTGTTCTTGCTGGTGGATATTCACCCAAC TGTGAAACAAAGGTGCCTGGTAGAGCAAAAGCGGAGGAAACAGAGAGCCACCAAGAAAATCAGCATTTTCATTGGGTCGTTCATCATCTGTTTTGCTCCCTATGTTATTACGAG GCTGACAGAGCTGCTTCCCTTCGTGGGCATCAATCGCCACTGGGGAATCTTCAGTAAGTGCCTGACATACAGCAAGGCTGCGTCCGACCCCTTTGCCTACTCCCTCCTGCGTCAACAGTACAAGAAGGTCCTGGTTACCGTCATCAACCGGCTGCTGCGCCGTGACCTGTACCCATCGTCTGGCCACAACAGCTCTCTGGACACAGAGAACGACTACTCTCTCCATAGGATCAGTTAA